TGCGGGTTCACCGGTGGGCCCCTGCCGGGCCGAACGCCCCGTCCAACCACGGCCGGGCCAGGGCCTTGCTCGTCGCACTCTTGACCGTGCCGACCGACCGGCAGCACCTCGGTCGGCTGCTCGCCGCGCCATCGCCGCCGCCCCCACCGAACCCCCTCCCCGGTACTACTACCCAAGCCCCGCGAGTGGTCGCCCCGACGACATGGCGCGATCCGTGGGGTGCGCGTCGTTGACGCCATCGCCCCCGCCGACGAGCCTGGACCCATGCGCCGCGTGGTTTTCCTGATCTACGACGGGATCCAGCCCCTGGACCTGGTCGGCCCGCACGAGGTCTTCGGCCACGCCGACACCCTGACCAACGGCTACCGCTGCCAGGTCGCCGCACCCGCGAAAGGCCCCGTGCGCGCCCGCAGCGGCCTGTCCCTCCACGCCGACCACGCCCTCACCGACCTGGACCCCGACGACGTCGACACCCTGGTCATCGCCGGCGGCGGTGGCGTCGACCAGGCCCGCCACGACACCGCCCTAATCGACTGGATCGCCGCCACGAAGGCCCGCCGCGTCACGTCCGTGTGCAGCGGCGTCTTCCTGCTGGCCGCCGCGGGTCTCGTGGAGGGCCGGCGGGTCACCACGCACTGGGCCCGCGAGGACCAGCTCAGGCGCGAGCACCCCGAAGCGGTCGTCGACTGCGACCCGATCTTCATCCGGGACGGCCGGATCTGGACCTCCGCCGGCGTCACCGCGGGCATGGACCTCGCGCTGGCCCTGGTGGAGGACGACCACGGCCGCGACGTCGCGCACGAGGTGGCCCGGGAGCTGGTGATGTTCCTGCGCCGCCCGGGCAGCCAGTCGCAGTTCAGCGTGCCGCTGTGGGCCGCGCGCCCGGCGACCGACCCGATCCGGGAGGCGGTGGCCGCGGTCAACGCCAGCCCCGGCGCCCGCCACCACGTCCCCGACCTGGCCGCCCGCGCCGGGCTGAGCCCCCGCCACCTCCAGCGCCGGTTCACCGCCGAGCTGGGCATGCCGCCCGCCGCCTACGTGGAGCGGGTGCGCGTGGAGGCCGCCCGCCGCGCGCTGGCCGAGGCCGACGACCCGGTCGAGGCCATCGCCCGGCGCCTGGGCTTCGGTTCCGCCGAAACGCTGCGCCGCGCGTTCCACCGGCACGTCGGCGTGGCCCCCTCCGACTACCGAGAGCGCTTCCGAGCCATGAAGGAGCACGCGTGACCACCTACGGCCTGCTGATCTTCGACCGCGCCGAGGAACTGGACTTCGTCGGTCCCTGGGAG
This portion of the Saccharothrix syringae genome encodes:
- a CDS encoding GlxA family transcriptional regulator codes for the protein MRRVVFLIYDGIQPLDLVGPHEVFGHADTLTNGYRCQVAAPAKGPVRARSGLSLHADHALTDLDPDDVDTLVIAGGGGVDQARHDTALIDWIAATKARRVTSVCSGVFLLAAAGLVEGRRVTTHWAREDQLRREHPEAVVDCDPIFIRDGRIWTSAGVTAGMDLALALVEDDHGRDVAHEVARELVMFLRRPGSQSQFSVPLWAARPATDPIREAVAAVNASPGARHHVPDLAARAGLSPRHLQRRFTAELGMPPAAYVERVRVEAARRALAEADDPVEAIARRLGFGSAETLRRAFHRHVGVAPSDYRERFRAMKEHA